Proteins from a single region of Hydra vulgaris chromosome 12, alternate assembly HydraT2T_AEP:
- the LOC136087958 gene encoding zinc finger BED domain-containing protein 4-like, which translates to MAGKGKNDKSSPVWKFFKLKNSDSSKCQCLLCPSILSRGKAGEPKKFSFSSMITHLRSKHPKEYNEMQIKIADSQKKAETVALSNAKPGATATTSKAMVQYTIPEQVARMNIWDNNSSLIRIHCAIAKMIITDMESIQVVQKTGFVELMRVLERQYTVPSQKYFSERLIPEINDEVCAQLLVILDPATSPFLSFTTDTWTSGNTVQSFMGLTAHWLTEHFENMSFVLDCKPFIGHHTALALMTAFQQMLDKWNIDVGRCHVILRDNAANISKCFRDANIDSLGCFAHTIQLCVHDGLLNQRAVSDIISIAKKLVSHFRHSSSATGQFKELQAELCLPDHQLIQDVSTRWKSAFYMLRRLCEQRCALTVYCSEIDGTYCPTAYQWSVAENVVCVLAPFEEATCEVSYETAHISLVIPIVTALRNLLKNEGNDAGVKTMKSTLLKSLDERFKGIEEKPLYTVATLVDPRFKTKLFSSQATLTAAKAAVLLAFNKITMQRVSM; encoded by the coding sequence atGGCAGGCAAaggaaaaaatgataaaagcaGTCCAGTTTGGAAATTCTTCAAATTAAAGAATAGCGACAGCTCAAAATGCCAGTGCTTGCTATGTCCCAGCATCTTGTCACGTGGTAAAGCTGGTGAAcctaaaaagttttcattttcgTCTATGATAACACATCTTCGTTCAAAACATCCTAAAGAATACAAcgaaatgcaaataaaaattgctgACTCACAGAAGAAAGCTGAAACTGTAGCACTGTCAAATGCTAAGCCTGGTGCAACTGCCACAACCAGTAAAGCCATGGTTCAGTACACAATTCCAGAACAAGTTGCACGCATGAATATATGGGATAACAACAGCTCATTAATTAGAATTCATTGTGCCATTGCTAAGATGATTATAACTGATATGGAGTCGATTCAGGTTGTTCAGAAGACAGGCTTCGTTGAATTGATGAGAGTTTTAGAGAGGCAGTACACTGTTCCATCacagaaatatttttcagaGCGATTAATTCCTGAAATAAACGATGAAGTGTGTGCTCAACTATTGGTAATACTAGATCCAGCAACTTCTCCATTTCTATCATTTACCACTGATACATGGACATCAGGCAATACTGTGCAATCATTCATGGGTTTAACTGCCCACTGGCTAACAGAGCACTTTGAAAACATGAGCTTTGTATTGGATTGTAAGCCATTCATTGGACATCATACTGCCCTTGCACTGATGACTGCCTTTCAGCAGATGCTTGACAAATGGAACATTGACGTTGGACGCTGTCATGTCATACTTCGCGATAATGCGGCAAACATATCGAAATGTTTCCGTGATGCCAACATAGATAGCCTTGGGTGCTTTGCGCATACTATTCAGTTATGTGTACATGATGGCTTGCTCAACCAGCGGGCAGTATCAGATATAATAAGTATTGCTAAGAAATTAGTTAGTCATTTTAGGCATTCTTCATCTGCGACTGGTCAGTTCAAGGAGCTGCAGGCTGAACTTTGTTTACCAGACCACCAGCTGATACAAGATGTGAGTACAAGGTGGAAATCAGCGTTTTACATGCTGCGCCGACTATGTGAACAGCGTTGTGCATTAACTGTCTACTGTTCAGAAATTGATGGAACTTATTGCCCAACTGCATATCAATGGTCTGTGGCGGAGAATGTAGTTTGTGTGCTAGCTCCGTTTGAAGAGGCTACTTGTGAAGTTAGCTATGAAACAGCACATATATCACTGGTCATCCCTATTGTAACAGCTCTGCGGAACCTGTTGAAAAATGAAGGCAATGATGCAGGTGTAAAGACTATGAAGTCAACACTACTTAAGTCATTGGATGAGCGTTTTAAAGGCATTGAGGAGAAACCTCTTTATACAGTGGCGACGTTGGTTGATCCacgatttaaaactaaattattttcttcACAGGCAACACTGACAGCTGCAAAGGCAGCGGTTCTGCTTGCattcaataaaattacaatgCAGAGGGTATCGATGTAA
- the LOC136087959 gene encoding uncharacterized protein LOC136087959, with amino-acid sequence MWIAISDHCKSEPLFRTSKAVAINSSIYINECLENRLLPFIHKYHGDFNYLFWPDLASSHYSKDSLNWMDQYVYYVDKESNPQNVPQARPIENIWGHLAQKVYEGDWQASTEQVLIDCIKLKLQEIDLNFLQLHMKGVRAKLRLIADGGVFSYKK; translated from the coding sequence atgtgGATAGCCATATCTGACCATTGTAAGTCCGAGCCATTGTTTCGCACTTCCAAAGCTGTAGCTATCAATTCATCaatctatattaatgaatgttTAGAAAACCGACTTCTTCCATTTATTCACAAGTATCATGGAGactttaactatttattttggcCAGATTTAGCAAGTTCTCATTATTCTAAAGATTCTCTAAATTGGATGGACCAATATGTCTATTACGTTGATAAAGAATCCAATCCCCAAAATGTGCCTCAAGCACGaccaattgaaaatatttgggGACATTTGGCACAGAAGGTTTACGAGGGAGATTGGCAAGCTTCAACAGAGCAAGTTTTGATTGATTGCATTAAACTAAAACTACAAGAAattgatttaaactttttacagtTGCATATGAAAGGCGTCAGAGCAAAATTGAGATTAATTGCAGATGGTGgtgttttttcatataaaaaataa